In the genome of Calliopsis andreniformis isolate RMS-2024a chromosome 10, iyCalAndr_principal, whole genome shotgun sequence, one region contains:
- the LOC143184363 gene encoding rho GTPase-activating protein 44 isoform X1, protein MKKQFFRVKQLADQTFSRAGKTEVLTDDLQAADKHVEQIRLALIGLSKRLGNPPSQTVTQDVAFKEKKLKKCPEYVLGQTMLENVPEDGLMGYTLRECGHAQLRLANEMIEHEAKVEQYVASPLQHILETDVPNILKHKRNLARLILDMDSVRTRYHQASKHSASAGAAKVDNLREELEEAEAKVEQCRDQLAAEMFQLMSRETELAHTIIQYIKLQRAYHESALHCLEDLIPGLESYINDNEMKPVYGYPLEEHLRVTNRKIALPIQLCVSALLRLGMEEEGLFRIAGAASKSRRIKLSLDACCLTLPTALEYKDPHVIAGALKSYLRELPEPLLTYKLYSEWMAAAKITHNDARLRALWEVLHKLPPANLENLRFLIKFLAVLTKNQDINKMSPQNIAIVIAPNLIWSPQEDVNTMVMNMSTANNSSLIVDQLITYANWFFPGEIDFDRDLDIDITNGSEVQTTSIRRCISNSSLSDHGESPPQGSPKPAARRKNKPAPTPPNSTTPDKHDRKPDDKPPPTPDKPPRPLTSATLNRMTHKTHKNEVINNELLTKHENNIEKQDGSTEIEIKKQINEANAVVDSSNCSESSIETQNESLDISAESEKNNQDTQKHEKKSNTPIILEKNTTMHTPCNKSVIEAENLELSAHKLKLVHTDKPHPSTLERRKPVAAPRNIANIMHSTEETVELRKRLENNSSTPPSTFDRSSKPAIPERPAGLIRPSSLIRQQPRHSNENLDTETGPLTLERAHVYSVDKQQVSIIQVRGNGNVVLDDNNGNTASNLQRSPSVGSRPSSMSLYGERSEKPANLSTPEQTKAHVRTRSEGNIIDVQTQTETVLVLKSPQQPVPVSPRFHQRPPRPQPPPPPPPTVRPKSEQESTNL, encoded by the exons ATGAAGAAACAGTTTTTCAGAGTTAAACAACTCGCCGATCAAACATTTTCgag AGCTGGCAAAACAGAAGTGCTTACAGATGATTTGCAAGCTGCTGATAAACATGTTGAACAGATTAGACTAGCTCTCATTGGATTAAGCAAAAGACTTGGTAATCCACCAAGTCAAACAGTAACCCAAGATGTTGCTTTCAAGGAAAAAAAATTG aAAAAATGTCCAGAATATGTATTAGGTCAAACAATGTTAGAAAATGTTCCTGAGGATGGTCTTATGGGGTATACGCTTAGAGAATGTGGACATGCACAATTGCGTTTAGCAAATGAAATGATTGAACATGAAGCAAAAGTTGAACAATATGTAGCAAGTCCCCTTCAACATATTTTAGAAACTGATGTACCAAATATATTAAAACATAAGAGAAATTTAGCTCGTTTAATTTTGGATATGGATAGTGTAAGGACGAGATATCACCAAGCAAGCAAACACAGTGCAA GTGCAGGTGCAGCAAAAGTAGATAATTTAAGGGAAGAATTAGAAGAGGCAGAAGCTAAAGTTGAACAATGTAGAGATCAATTAGCAGCAGAAATGTTTCAACTTATGTCACGAGAAACTGAATTAGCACATACTATTATTCAGTACATAAAACTTCAAAGAGCTTATCATGAAAGTGCATTACATTGCCTTGAGGATCTTATTCCTGGATTAGAAAGTTATATTA ATGATAATGAAATGAAACCAGTGTATGGTTATCCGCTTGAAGAACACCTAAGAGTGACCAATAGGAAAATTGCATTGCCTATCCAATTGTGCGTATCTGCATTATTACGATTAGGTATGGAAGAAGAAGGACTATTTAGGATAGCAGGCGCTGCATCAAAATCACGACGAATTAAATTAAGTCTGGATGCATGTTGCCTTACGTTACCAACTGCATTGGAGTATAAAgatccacatgtaatagctggtGCGCTTAAATCATATTTACGAGAGCTGCCCGAGCCTCTTTTAACATACAA ATTGTATTCTGAATGGATGGCAGCTGCAAAGATAACCCATAACGATGCAAGATTAAGAGCACTTTGGGAAGTATTACATAAATTGCCACCTgcaaatttagaaaatttacGCTTCCTAATTAAATTTTTGGCGGTGCTCACTAAAAATCAAGATATAAATAAGATGTCGCCACAAAATATTGCAATTGTAATTGCGCCTAATTTAATATGGAGTCCCCAAGAGGATGTAAATACAATGGT AATGAATATGAGTACAGCTAATAATTCTAGTCTTATAGTGGATCAGTTGATCACATATGCAAATTGGTTTTTTCCTGGTGAGATAGATTTTGATCGCGATTTGGATATCGATATTACTAATGGTTCAGAAGTTCAAACCACAAGTATACGTCGTTGTATTTCCAATAGCAGTCTCAGTGATCATGGTGAAAGCCCTCCACAAGGTAGTCCTAAGCCAGCAGCTCGTAGAAAAAACAAACCAGCACCTACACCACCAAACAGTACTACGCCAGATAAGCATGATAGAAAACCTGACGATAAACCACCACCTACTCCTGATAAACCACCTAGACCTTTAACGTCCGCGACTCTCAATCGTATGACACATAAAACACACAAAAATGAAGTAATAAACAATGAATTGTTAACTAAACATGAAAATAATATAGAAAAACAAGATGGCAGTACAGAGATAGAAATCAAAAAACAAATTAATGAAGCAAATGCAGTTGTAGATTCCTCCAACTGTTCAGAAAGTAGCATTGAAACGCAAAACGAATCGCTTGACATAAGTGCAGAATCAGAGAAAAATAATCAAGACACTCAAAAACACGAGAAAAAGTCTAACACACCTATTATTCTTGAAAAAAATACTACGATGCATACGCCGTGCAATAAGTCAGTTATAGAAGCTGAGAATTTAGAACTTTCTGCGCATAAACTGAAATTAGTACATACAGACAAACCACATCCTTCTACGTTAGAAAGACGAAAACCAGTAGCTGCGCCAAGGAATATAGCCAATATAATGCATAGTACAG AAGAAACAGTTGAACTACGTAAAAGGCTTGAGAATAATAGTTCTACCCCTCCAAGTACATTCGATAGAAGTAGCAAACCAGCTATACCAGAACGACCTGCTGGTTTGATTCGACCTTCGAGCCTCATCAGGCAACAGCCACGGCACAGTAATGAAAACTTAGACACTGAAACAGGG CCTTTAACTTTGGAAAGGGCTCATGTATACTCAGTGGACAAACAACAGGTCAGTATAATACAAGTGCGTGGAAATGGCAATGTGGTCTTGGACGACAACAATGGCAACACGGCTTCGAACTTACAGAGGAGCCCCAGTGTAGGTAGCCGTCCTTCGTCTATGTCTTTATACGGCGAGCGATCAGAAAAGCCAGCAAATTTGAGTACACCGGAACAAACGAAAGCTCACGTGAGGACGAGATCAGAAGGAAACATAATCGACGTCCAAACACAAACTGAAACAGTATTAGTCCTTAAATCGCCGCAACAACCTGTACCAGTTTCTCCGAGATTTCATCAAAGACCTCCAAGACCGCAACCACCGCCACCACCACCGCCTACAGTACGACCTAAATCGGAACAAGAGAGTACTAATCTTTAA
- the LOC143184716 gene encoding UNC93-like protein MFSD11, with protein MTINKNFINVMILSWGFMLVFTAFQTMGNIEKTVLQSIRMEDPNFTGEAYTSLAIIYAVFATCNWLAPSYISMTGPRAAIFTGACCYVFFIGSFLWPQNALLYSASCLLGLGAALIWTGHGQYLTENSDSSTMSRNAGLFWSIFQTSMFIGNLFVYFMFTEPTINASKRRIVFSVLTGLALAGTCVLAALRKLSQGLSLGEAEGVSSADKELQMPEPTTEKPLQAAWHAFIDAFSLFFSKKMLLLSLTFVYTGLVLTFYSGVYSSSIGFTKAIGDSRKSFVGLSGIFIGIGEVVGGALFGIFASKVSRICGVWSVTITGFFVHLFAFATIFVNLPSDSPFKDTDNVGFINPSPVLAMAGSLALGFGDACFNTQVYSLLGLLYVKKSAPAFALFKFCQSVAAAVSFAYSSVVNLYIHLLILTIAIIIGTISFCYVEYSTRKSKNNTPLEVSSTESIMQ; from the exons ATGACGATAAACAAGAATTTTATAAATGTGATGATACTGAGTTGGGGCTTCATGCTGGTATTCACAGCATTTCAAACGATGGGTAATATCGAG AAAACCGTGCTGCAAAGTATTAGGATGGAAGACCCAAATTTCACCGGCGAGGCCTACACTAGTTTAGCCATAATTTACGCCGTTTTTGCAACTTGCAACTGGTTAGCTCCATCGTACATCTCCATGACAGGGCCAAGAGCTGCTATATTTACCGGCGCTTGCTGCTACGTCTTTTTCATAGGATCGTTTCTCTGGCCCCAAAATGCTCTACTTTATAGTGCATCATGTCTTCTAGGTCTTGGGGCTGCTTTAATATGGACAGGACACGGACAGTATTTAACTGAAAATAGCGATTCCAGCACAATGTCCAGAAATGCAGGACTATTTTGGTCaatttttcaaacatcaatgttcatcgGGAACCTATTCGTTTATTTTATGTTCACTGAGCCTACAATTAACGCATCAAAGAGAAGGATTGTCTTCAGTGTGCTTACTGGATTAGCACTTGCTGGTACATGCGTACTAGCTGCTTTAAGAAAACTATCCCAGGGATTGTCTCTGGGCGAAGCTGAGGGCGTTTCTAGCGCAGATAAAGAATTGCAAATGCCAGAGCCAACAACAGAAAAGCCGTTGCAAGCTGCTTGGCATGCTTTTATCGATGCATTCAGTCTTTTCTTCTCTAAGAAAATGCTTTTATTATCCTTGACATTTGTGTACACTGGCCTTGTATTAACATTTTACTCGGGAGTTTATTCATCAAGCATTGGATTTACTAAAGCCATTGGTGACTCGCGTAAAAGTTTTGTTGGCCTTTCCGGTATTTTTATTGGGATCGGAGAAGTTGTTGGAGGAGCTCTTTTCGGTATCTTTGCGTCTAAGGTGTCTCGTATTTGTGGTGTATGGTCAGTCACCATTACAGGATTTTTTGTACACTTATTCGCCTTTGCCACAATTTTCGTAAATTTGCCAAGTGACTCGCCGTTTAAAGATACCGATAATGTGGGATTTATCAATCCATCACCTGTTTTAGCAATGGCAGGAAGTCTTGCTCTGGGCTTCGGTGATgcttgtttcaatactcaagtgtATTCGTTATTAGGATTACTTTACGTGAAAAAAAGTGCTCCCGCTTTCGCGCTGTTTAAATTTTGTCAATCAGTTGCTGCTGCAGTAAGTTTCGCTTACAGCAGTGTCGTAAATCTTTATATACATCTTCTTATATTGACAATAGCAATTATCATTGGTACTATTTCATTCTGTTACGTCGAATATTCGACAAGGAAGAGTAAAAATAATACACCCTTGGAAGTTAGTTCTACAGAGAGTATTATGCAATAA
- the LOC143184363 gene encoding rho GTPase-activating protein 44 isoform X3 codes for MKKQFFRVKQLADQTFSRAGKTEVLTDDLQAADKHVEQIRLALIGLSKRLGNPPSQTVTQDVAFKEKKLKKCPEYVLGQTMLENVPEDGLMGYTLRECGHAQLRLANEMIEHEAKVEQYVASPLQHILETDVPNILKHKRNLARLILDMDSVRTRYHQASKHSASAGAAKVDNLREELEEAEAKVEQCRDQLAAEMFQLMSRETELAHTIIQYIKLQRAYHESALHCLEDLIPGLESYINDNEMKPVYGYPLEEHLRVTNRKIALPIQLCVSALLRLGMEEEGLFRIAGAASKSRRIKLSLDACCLTLPTALEYKDPHVIAGALKSYLRELPEPLLTYKLYSEWMAAAKITHNDARLRALWEVLHKLPPANLENLRFLIKFLAVLTKNQDINKMSPQNIAIVIAPNLIWSPQEDVNTMVMNMSTANNSSLIVDQLITYANWFFPGEIDFDRDLDIDITNGSEVQTTSIRRCISNSSLSDHGESPPQGSPKPAARRKNKPAPTPPNSTTPDKHDRKPDDKPPPTPDKPPRPLTSATLNRMTHKTHKNEVINNELLTKHENNIEKQDGSTEIEIKKQINEANAVVDSSNCSESSIETQNESLDISAESEKNNQDTQKHEKKSNTPIILEKNTTMHTPCNKSVIEAENLELSAHKLKLVHTDKPHPSTLERRKPVAAPRNIANIMHSTEETVELRKRLENNSSTPPSTFDRSSKPAIPERPAGLIRPSSLIRQQPRHSNENLDTETGLLPVDSTNINAWILHFEIQ; via the exons ATGAAGAAACAGTTTTTCAGAGTTAAACAACTCGCCGATCAAACATTTTCgag AGCTGGCAAAACAGAAGTGCTTACAGATGATTTGCAAGCTGCTGATAAACATGTTGAACAGATTAGACTAGCTCTCATTGGATTAAGCAAAAGACTTGGTAATCCACCAAGTCAAACAGTAACCCAAGATGTTGCTTTCAAGGAAAAAAAATTG aAAAAATGTCCAGAATATGTATTAGGTCAAACAATGTTAGAAAATGTTCCTGAGGATGGTCTTATGGGGTATACGCTTAGAGAATGTGGACATGCACAATTGCGTTTAGCAAATGAAATGATTGAACATGAAGCAAAAGTTGAACAATATGTAGCAAGTCCCCTTCAACATATTTTAGAAACTGATGTACCAAATATATTAAAACATAAGAGAAATTTAGCTCGTTTAATTTTGGATATGGATAGTGTAAGGACGAGATATCACCAAGCAAGCAAACACAGTGCAA GTGCAGGTGCAGCAAAAGTAGATAATTTAAGGGAAGAATTAGAAGAGGCAGAAGCTAAAGTTGAACAATGTAGAGATCAATTAGCAGCAGAAATGTTTCAACTTATGTCACGAGAAACTGAATTAGCACATACTATTATTCAGTACATAAAACTTCAAAGAGCTTATCATGAAAGTGCATTACATTGCCTTGAGGATCTTATTCCTGGATTAGAAAGTTATATTA ATGATAATGAAATGAAACCAGTGTATGGTTATCCGCTTGAAGAACACCTAAGAGTGACCAATAGGAAAATTGCATTGCCTATCCAATTGTGCGTATCTGCATTATTACGATTAGGTATGGAAGAAGAAGGACTATTTAGGATAGCAGGCGCTGCATCAAAATCACGACGAATTAAATTAAGTCTGGATGCATGTTGCCTTACGTTACCAACTGCATTGGAGTATAAAgatccacatgtaatagctggtGCGCTTAAATCATATTTACGAGAGCTGCCCGAGCCTCTTTTAACATACAA ATTGTATTCTGAATGGATGGCAGCTGCAAAGATAACCCATAACGATGCAAGATTAAGAGCACTTTGGGAAGTATTACATAAATTGCCACCTgcaaatttagaaaatttacGCTTCCTAATTAAATTTTTGGCGGTGCTCACTAAAAATCAAGATATAAATAAGATGTCGCCACAAAATATTGCAATTGTAATTGCGCCTAATTTAATATGGAGTCCCCAAGAGGATGTAAATACAATGGT AATGAATATGAGTACAGCTAATAATTCTAGTCTTATAGTGGATCAGTTGATCACATATGCAAATTGGTTTTTTCCTGGTGAGATAGATTTTGATCGCGATTTGGATATCGATATTACTAATGGTTCAGAAGTTCAAACCACAAGTATACGTCGTTGTATTTCCAATAGCAGTCTCAGTGATCATGGTGAAAGCCCTCCACAAGGTAGTCCTAAGCCAGCAGCTCGTAGAAAAAACAAACCAGCACCTACACCACCAAACAGTACTACGCCAGATAAGCATGATAGAAAACCTGACGATAAACCACCACCTACTCCTGATAAACCACCTAGACCTTTAACGTCCGCGACTCTCAATCGTATGACACATAAAACACACAAAAATGAAGTAATAAACAATGAATTGTTAACTAAACATGAAAATAATATAGAAAAACAAGATGGCAGTACAGAGATAGAAATCAAAAAACAAATTAATGAAGCAAATGCAGTTGTAGATTCCTCCAACTGTTCAGAAAGTAGCATTGAAACGCAAAACGAATCGCTTGACATAAGTGCAGAATCAGAGAAAAATAATCAAGACACTCAAAAACACGAGAAAAAGTCTAACACACCTATTATTCTTGAAAAAAATACTACGATGCATACGCCGTGCAATAAGTCAGTTATAGAAGCTGAGAATTTAGAACTTTCTGCGCATAAACTGAAATTAGTACATACAGACAAACCACATCCTTCTACGTTAGAAAGACGAAAACCAGTAGCTGCGCCAAGGAATATAGCCAATATAATGCATAGTACAG AAGAAACAGTTGAACTACGTAAAAGGCTTGAGAATAATAGTTCTACCCCTCCAAGTACATTCGATAGAAGTAGCAAACCAGCTATACCAGAACGACCTGCTGGTTTGATTCGACCTTCGAGCCTCATCAGGCAACAGCCACGGCACAGTAATGAAAACTTAGACACTGAAACAGGG TTACTGCCAGTGgactccacaaatatcaatgccTGGattttacattttgaaatacaaTAA
- the LOC143184363 gene encoding rho GTPase-activating protein 44 isoform X2, whose product MKKQFFRVKQLADQTFSRAGKTEVLTDDLQAADKHVEQIRLALIGLSKRLGNPPSQTVTQDVAFKEKKLKKCPEYVLGQTMLENVPEDGLMGYTLRECGHAQLRLANEMIEHEAKVEQYVASPLQHILETDVPNILKHKRNLARLILDMDSVRTRYHQASKHSASAGAAKVDNLREELEEAEAKVEQCRDQLAAEMFQLMSRETELAHTIIQYIKLQRAYHESALHCLEDLIPGLESYINDNEMKPVYGYPLEEHLRVTNRKIALPIQLCVSALLRLGMEEEGLFRIAGAASKSRRIKLSLDACCLTLPTALEYKDPHVIAGALKSYLRELPEPLLTYKLYSEWMAAAKITHNDARLRALWEVLHKLPPANLENLRFLIKFLAVLTKNQDINKMSPQNIAIVIAPNLIWSPQEDVNTMVMNMSTANNSSLIVDQLITYANWFFPGEIDFDRDLDIDITNGSEVQTTSIRRCISNSSLSDHGESPPQGSPKPAARRKNKPAPTPPNSTTPDKHDRKPDDKPPPTPDKPPRPLTSATLNRMTHKTHKNEVINNELLTKHENNIEKQDGSTEIEIKKQINEANAVVDSSNCSESSIETQNESLDISAESEKNNQDTQKHEKKSNTPIILEKNTTMHTPCNKSVIEAENLELSAHKLKLVHTDKPHPSTLERRKPVAAPRNIANIMHSTEETVELRKRLENNSSTPPSTFDRSSKPAIPERPAGLIRPSSLIRQQPRHSNENLDTETGPLTLERAHVYSVDKQQRSPSVGSRPSSMSLYGERSEKPANLSTPEQTKAHVRTRSEGNIIDVQTQTETVLVLKSPQQPVPVSPRFHQRPPRPQPPPPPPPTVRPKSEQESTNL is encoded by the exons ATGAAGAAACAGTTTTTCAGAGTTAAACAACTCGCCGATCAAACATTTTCgag AGCTGGCAAAACAGAAGTGCTTACAGATGATTTGCAAGCTGCTGATAAACATGTTGAACAGATTAGACTAGCTCTCATTGGATTAAGCAAAAGACTTGGTAATCCACCAAGTCAAACAGTAACCCAAGATGTTGCTTTCAAGGAAAAAAAATTG aAAAAATGTCCAGAATATGTATTAGGTCAAACAATGTTAGAAAATGTTCCTGAGGATGGTCTTATGGGGTATACGCTTAGAGAATGTGGACATGCACAATTGCGTTTAGCAAATGAAATGATTGAACATGAAGCAAAAGTTGAACAATATGTAGCAAGTCCCCTTCAACATATTTTAGAAACTGATGTACCAAATATATTAAAACATAAGAGAAATTTAGCTCGTTTAATTTTGGATATGGATAGTGTAAGGACGAGATATCACCAAGCAAGCAAACACAGTGCAA GTGCAGGTGCAGCAAAAGTAGATAATTTAAGGGAAGAATTAGAAGAGGCAGAAGCTAAAGTTGAACAATGTAGAGATCAATTAGCAGCAGAAATGTTTCAACTTATGTCACGAGAAACTGAATTAGCACATACTATTATTCAGTACATAAAACTTCAAAGAGCTTATCATGAAAGTGCATTACATTGCCTTGAGGATCTTATTCCTGGATTAGAAAGTTATATTA ATGATAATGAAATGAAACCAGTGTATGGTTATCCGCTTGAAGAACACCTAAGAGTGACCAATAGGAAAATTGCATTGCCTATCCAATTGTGCGTATCTGCATTATTACGATTAGGTATGGAAGAAGAAGGACTATTTAGGATAGCAGGCGCTGCATCAAAATCACGACGAATTAAATTAAGTCTGGATGCATGTTGCCTTACGTTACCAACTGCATTGGAGTATAAAgatccacatgtaatagctggtGCGCTTAAATCATATTTACGAGAGCTGCCCGAGCCTCTTTTAACATACAA ATTGTATTCTGAATGGATGGCAGCTGCAAAGATAACCCATAACGATGCAAGATTAAGAGCACTTTGGGAAGTATTACATAAATTGCCACCTgcaaatttagaaaatttacGCTTCCTAATTAAATTTTTGGCGGTGCTCACTAAAAATCAAGATATAAATAAGATGTCGCCACAAAATATTGCAATTGTAATTGCGCCTAATTTAATATGGAGTCCCCAAGAGGATGTAAATACAATGGT AATGAATATGAGTACAGCTAATAATTCTAGTCTTATAGTGGATCAGTTGATCACATATGCAAATTGGTTTTTTCCTGGTGAGATAGATTTTGATCGCGATTTGGATATCGATATTACTAATGGTTCAGAAGTTCAAACCACAAGTATACGTCGTTGTATTTCCAATAGCAGTCTCAGTGATCATGGTGAAAGCCCTCCACAAGGTAGTCCTAAGCCAGCAGCTCGTAGAAAAAACAAACCAGCACCTACACCACCAAACAGTACTACGCCAGATAAGCATGATAGAAAACCTGACGATAAACCACCACCTACTCCTGATAAACCACCTAGACCTTTAACGTCCGCGACTCTCAATCGTATGACACATAAAACACACAAAAATGAAGTAATAAACAATGAATTGTTAACTAAACATGAAAATAATATAGAAAAACAAGATGGCAGTACAGAGATAGAAATCAAAAAACAAATTAATGAAGCAAATGCAGTTGTAGATTCCTCCAACTGTTCAGAAAGTAGCATTGAAACGCAAAACGAATCGCTTGACATAAGTGCAGAATCAGAGAAAAATAATCAAGACACTCAAAAACACGAGAAAAAGTCTAACACACCTATTATTCTTGAAAAAAATACTACGATGCATACGCCGTGCAATAAGTCAGTTATAGAAGCTGAGAATTTAGAACTTTCTGCGCATAAACTGAAATTAGTACATACAGACAAACCACATCCTTCTACGTTAGAAAGACGAAAACCAGTAGCTGCGCCAAGGAATATAGCCAATATAATGCATAGTACAG AAGAAACAGTTGAACTACGTAAAAGGCTTGAGAATAATAGTTCTACCCCTCCAAGTACATTCGATAGAAGTAGCAAACCAGCTATACCAGAACGACCTGCTGGTTTGATTCGACCTTCGAGCCTCATCAGGCAACAGCCACGGCACAGTAATGAAAACTTAGACACTGAAACAGGG CCTTTAACTTTGGAAAGGGCTCATGTATACTCAGTGGACAAACAACAG AGGAGCCCCAGTGTAGGTAGCCGTCCTTCGTCTATGTCTTTATACGGCGAGCGATCAGAAAAGCCAGCAAATTTGAGTACACCGGAACAAACGAAAGCTCACGTGAGGACGAGATCAGAAGGAAACATAATCGACGTCCAAACACAAACTGAAACAGTATTAGTCCTTAAATCGCCGCAACAACCTGTACCAGTTTCTCCGAGATTTCATCAAAGACCTCCAAGACCGCAACCACCGCCACCACCACCGCCTACAGTACGACCTAAATCGGAACAAGAGAGTACTAATCTTTAA